From a single Vibrio sp. BS-M-Sm-2 genomic region:
- a CDS encoding Sbal_3080 family lipoprotein — MKKYLLLSLSVLILAGCGAPRYTGSAIPEPKTEVDVVIVKDAETREGFLNTMEAWLQDNDYTYTVVPDKSKHDLDKLTLEYEGHWSWDLALFLKQAEINAYQNGQRVGEVEFKVPYTANPNKFGDASKRIGFMMDTVFGKKTAEEATKAANSSDSKATN; from the coding sequence GTGAAAAAATACCTACTATTATCGCTTTCGGTTTTAATTTTGGCTGGTTGTGGAGCCCCTCGTTACACAGGGAGCGCGATTCCAGAACCTAAGACTGAAGTGGATGTTGTTATTGTTAAAGACGCTGAAACACGTGAAGGGTTCTTGAATACCATGGAAGCGTGGCTGCAAGATAACGATTATACCTACACTGTCGTACCAGATAAGTCGAAGCACGATCTTGATAAGCTAACATTGGAGTATGAAGGCCATTGGAGCTGGGACTTAGCGTTGTTCTTAAAGCAAGCGGAGATCAATGCTTATCAGAACGGGCAAAGAGTCGGTGAAGTAGAGTTTAAAGTTCCATATACAGCGAACCCGAACAAGTTCGGTGATGCATCTAAGCGTATTGGTTTTATGATGGATACGGTATTTGGTAAGAAAACCGCTGAAGAAGCGACGAAAGCGGCCAATTCATCAGATTCAAAAGCGACGAACTAG
- a CDS encoding DUF1778 domain-containing protein codes for MATTLPRITARVDVDTQDLLTKAAAIAGMSSIDSFVLSAAVEKAKQVIEREQTLKLSQADAMLLMDALDRPATQNSKLKAASERYESVTLYKSL; via the coding sequence ATGGCTACTACCTTGCCTCGCATCACCGCTAGAGTTGATGTCGATACACAAGATTTACTAACTAAAGCAGCCGCGATCGCCGGCATGTCTAGTATTGACTCATTTGTACTAAGCGCTGCAGTTGAAAAAGCGAAACAAGTCATCGAACGTGAACAAACTTTAAAACTGAGCCAAGCTGATGCTATGTTGCTAATGGATGCTTTAGACCGTCCTGCAACACAGAACTCAAAACTAAAAGCAGCTTCTGAACGATACGAGAGCGTAACGCTATACAAAAGCCTCTAA
- a CDS encoding NAD-dependent epimerase/dehydratase family protein — MRILVTGSAGRVGRAIYIKLMRTHDVVGIDKTPCSTADYIGDIRDSALIDGVLENIDVIVHTAALHAPHVGLVPDSEFTSINVDATEKLALAGVKAGVKHFIFTSTTALYGYASTPKSIAGWIDEEVTPKPKSIYHKSKIAAETKLEEISNLFQLPVTVLQMSRCFPEPADLMAIFRLTRGIDARDVANAHLCAVEKRLSGFNRFIISGATPFHFSDCEALYNEAGAVITHKCPEIALAFQQRSWQLPQSLDRVYDSSSAREKLGWSPIHGFESILEMLDTETAEVLPVLKLS; from the coding sequence ATGAGAATATTGGTAACAGGCTCTGCGGGTAGGGTCGGGCGTGCAATTTATATTAAATTAATGCGAACACATGACGTAGTCGGCATTGATAAAACACCTTGCTCAACAGCCGATTATATTGGTGATATCCGTGATAGCGCTCTGATTGATGGGGTTCTTGAAAATATTGATGTCATCGTTCATACAGCAGCTCTTCATGCTCCTCATGTTGGTTTAGTACCTGATTCAGAGTTTACATCTATCAACGTAGATGCGACTGAGAAATTGGCTTTGGCTGGCGTAAAAGCAGGTGTTAAGCACTTTATTTTTACCAGTACAACCGCGTTATACGGCTATGCCTCGACACCTAAAAGTATTGCAGGTTGGATTGATGAGGAAGTTACCCCAAAACCCAAGTCGATTTATCATAAAAGTAAAATTGCGGCTGAAACTAAGCTAGAAGAAATTTCAAATCTGTTTCAGCTTCCAGTGACTGTGTTGCAAATGTCGAGATGCTTTCCTGAGCCTGCGGATTTAATGGCTATATTTCGCCTGACTCGTGGTATTGATGCTCGCGATGTAGCAAATGCTCATTTATGTGCTGTGGAAAAACGCTTGAGCGGTTTTAATCGTTTTATAATCTCAGGTGCAACGCCTTTTCATTTTTCTGATTGTGAAGCTCTATATAATGAAGCTGGAGCTGTTATCACACATAAGTGCCCAGAAATCGCGCTAGCATTTCAACAAAGAAGCTGGCAATTACCTCAAAGCTTAGATCGCGTATATGATTCGTCGTCCGCACGTGAGAAATTAGGTTGGTCTCCTATACATGGTTTTGAAAGTATTTTAGAAATGCTAGATACTGAAACCGCTGAAGTATTACCAGTTTTGAAACTCAGCTAA
- a CDS encoding IS4 family transposase — MRDIQILQQTIQNQCPSIHKKRVSSLILATKSVLDGSDLTLTKLGRKLETNTTVKHAIKRVDRLLGNRQLHREKDLIYKWHAYLITGANSCPVILVDWSDVREQLRYMTLRASVALDGRAITIFEQVFEYGQYNSPKSHQTFLDKLQSILPSKTSPIIVSDAGFRNTWFRQVQEKGWFWLGRVRGEVSIKQPHKPWVSNKTFYPTAVHKPKYLGHCLLAKRSPISCEAYVYKGLEKGRKAQRHSRTSQKHSATHLYQRSAKEPWLLATNVPRHILNEVQITNLYAKRMQIEEAFRDLKSTAYGIALRHNRTRCTKRLDILLLIALLAEILMWWNGLIAVQAKWHFDFQANSIKHRRVLSIPRLGREVRNHRRYQINESQYQWGMFEYQRLTHNAGLGKL, encoded by the coding sequence ATGCGCGATATTCAGATTTTACAACAAACCATACAAAACCAATGCCCCTCCATTCACAAAAAACGCGTTAGTTCTCTGATACTTGCTACAAAAAGTGTACTTGACGGCTCAGACTTGACGCTAACTAAACTAGGTCGCAAACTGGAAACTAATACCACGGTAAAACATGCGATCAAACGCGTTGATAGACTGCTTGGAAATCGCCAACTACATCGTGAAAAAGACCTAATTTATAAATGGCATGCCTACTTAATAACGGGCGCCAACTCATGCCCTGTGATCCTTGTGGATTGGTCTGATGTTCGTGAACAACTTCGTTATATGACGTTAAGAGCATCCGTTGCACTTGATGGTCGAGCCATCACAATCTTTGAACAAGTTTTTGAGTATGGCCAATATAATTCACCGAAAAGTCACCAAACATTCCTCGATAAATTGCAGAGTATTTTACCCAGTAAAACCAGTCCAATCATCGTTTCTGATGCGGGTTTTCGAAATACTTGGTTCCGACAAGTTCAAGAGAAAGGCTGGTTTTGGTTAGGTCGTGTCCGAGGTGAAGTATCAATCAAACAACCTCATAAACCTTGGGTCTCAAATAAAACCTTTTATCCAACCGCTGTCCATAAACCCAAATATCTTGGCCACTGCTTACTAGCAAAGAGATCACCGATATCTTGTGAAGCCTATGTTTATAAGGGATTAGAAAAAGGCCGAAAAGCCCAGCGCCATAGTAGAACCAGCCAAAAACACTCCGCTACACATCTCTACCAGCGCAGTGCGAAGGAGCCGTGGCTACTCGCGACGAATGTCCCTAGACATATCTTAAATGAAGTACAAATTACCAATCTGTACGCCAAGCGTATGCAGATAGAAGAGGCCTTCCGCGATCTAAAGAGTACCGCCTATGGGATCGCACTTCGTCACAACAGAACTCGTTGTACTAAACGATTAGATATCCTGCTTCTTATTGCGTTGCTCGCTGAAATCTTGATGTGGTGGAATGGCCTCATTGCAGTACAGGCCAAATGGCATTTTGACTTCCAAGCCAACAGCATTAAACACCGCCGAGTTCTCTCCATACCTCGTCTAGGGAGAGAGGTTCGAAATCATCGGCGATATCAAATTAATGAATCCCAATATCAATGGGGAATGTTCGAATATCAAAGGCTCACACACAACGCAGGACTAGGGAAATTATGA
- a CDS encoding IS110 family transposase has translation MTQHKIIGIDLAKNIFFLFEINHKGKNLCRKKLQRSKLLSYIANKEPCTIAMEACSGAHYWAREFSQFGHEVILYAPQHVKTQRRKQKNDYNDAEAIAEVALYKRPHPVPHKSVEQQDIQSLIRMRRLLVTERTRIVNQVRGLISEYGIIMPKGAAAFRKAIPEILENDENKLSCILRELLSHQYERYLYIDEQVKWFDDKLNQTIKQFENAKRLMSIPGFGPLTSQAVAVWLGSGQQFKTGRDASAAMGLVPRQDTSGDKVILLGITKRGNTYIRSLLVHGARAALRRSKFKSDNLSKWMLELQERRGPNRAAVALANKLMRIAWAVTTKNEEYQATQS, from the coding sequence ATGACTCAGCATAAAATCATCGGTATCGATTTAGCAAAAAATATCTTCTTTCTTTTTGAAATCAATCATAAAGGGAAGAATCTTTGCCGTAAAAAACTTCAACGAAGTAAACTACTTAGTTACATCGCCAATAAAGAACCTTGTACTATCGCCATGGAAGCTTGTTCCGGCGCACACTACTGGGCTCGTGAATTCTCTCAGTTCGGTCACGAAGTCATACTCTACGCACCCCAGCATGTGAAAACTCAAAGGCGTAAACAGAAAAACGACTATAACGATGCCGAAGCCATTGCCGAAGTCGCGCTCTACAAAAGACCTCACCCTGTGCCTCATAAATCCGTCGAGCAACAAGACATCCAATCTCTTATTCGAATGAGACGTCTGCTCGTCACTGAAAGAACTCGTATCGTTAATCAAGTGCGTGGCCTTATCTCTGAATACGGCATCATTATGCCCAAAGGAGCCGCAGCCTTCAGAAAGGCCATACCCGAAATACTCGAGAACGATGAAAACAAACTGTCTTGTATATTAAGAGAGTTGCTATCCCATCAGTACGAACGATATTTATACATCGACGAACAAGTAAAATGGTTCGACGATAAACTTAACCAAACCATCAAGCAGTTCGAAAACGCAAAGCGACTCATGTCGATTCCAGGCTTTGGGCCACTCACTAGCCAAGCCGTGGCGGTATGGCTAGGCTCTGGACAACAGTTCAAAACCGGTAGAGATGCCTCCGCCGCAATGGGGCTTGTACCAAGGCAAGATACCAGCGGCGACAAAGTCATTCTTCTAGGAATAACTAAAAGAGGCAATACGTATATCCGCTCCCTTCTCGTTCATGGAGCAAGAGCAGCGTTGAGGCGCTCCAAATTTAAATCCGATAATCTCAGTAAGTGGATGCTTGAACTCCAAGAACGACGAGGACCAAACAGAGCCGCTGTCGCTTTAGCAAACAAACTCATGCGAATAGCGTGGGCTGTTACAACTAAAAATGAAGAATACCAAGCCACACAAAGCTAG
- a CDS encoding GNAT family N-acetyltransferase: MVVLREMRQEEYPDYCQYFIDDYSREIAQNYGHSMELAIELAKKDLHRCFPNGLEGKEHSLLCIESELNGQQCLVGYLWHSVNVTDKSTFIYDFYVSSEYRGCGYGTAAISELEKQLQECGVEQIKLRVAYHNERALKLYQAVGFAITGFNMSKKIGDIAST, from the coding sequence ATGGTTGTACTGAGGGAAATGCGTCAAGAAGAGTATCCTGATTATTGTCAGTACTTTATTGACGATTATAGTCGAGAAATTGCTCAAAACTATGGGCACTCAATGGAGCTTGCCATTGAGTTGGCAAAAAAAGATCTTCATCGTTGTTTTCCGAACGGGTTGGAGGGGAAAGAGCATTCGTTGCTTTGTATCGAAAGCGAATTGAATGGACAACAGTGCTTAGTTGGATATTTATGGCATTCCGTTAATGTTACTGACAAGTCTACTTTTATATACGACTTTTACGTGTCGAGTGAATATAGAGGTTGTGGTTATGGAACAGCGGCGATATCTGAATTAGAAAAACAGTTGCAAGAATGCGGTGTTGAACAAATTAAGTTGAGGGTTGCTTATCATAATGAACGAGCCCTCAAACTATACCAAGCTGTAGGTTTTGCCATTACGGGCTTCAACATGTCTAAAAAAATAGGTGATATAGCCTCAACATAA
- a CDS encoding DUF6404 family protein: MDYQTKLQFAHKELNDKGVWKSNYNPPIVKLLCKMGLNFPPPYYQTFMDNWIISAIMFAPVWGVLNWFVVWSKADKPVLEAVYMSLIGGVLSGLIMATFYFVRRKQLNLSEWSSLGE, translated from the coding sequence ATGGATTATCAAACGAAGCTCCAATTTGCACATAAAGAGCTCAATGATAAAGGTGTTTGGAAGTCGAATTACAATCCACCAATAGTCAAGTTACTATGCAAAATGGGACTTAACTTCCCGCCGCCTTATTATCAGACCTTCATGGACAACTGGATTATTTCAGCCATCATGTTCGCTCCTGTTTGGGGTGTTTTAAATTGGTTTGTGGTTTGGAGTAAAGCAGATAAGCCAGTTCTCGAAGCTGTCTATATGTCTCTGATTGGTGGTGTTTTGTCTGGGCTAATTATGGCGACATTTTACTTTGTTAGACGAAAGCAATTGAATCTGTCGGAGTGGAGTTCTTTGGGAGAATAG
- a CDS encoding HNH endonuclease signature motif containing protein: MAISDKNRKILWGKSGNKCAMCRHTLVFEKTDHDSESVVGEECHIISGAKNGPRSDVDFPRDKIDDVSNLILLCRLHHKQIDDQVETYTAELLRIIKTNHETWVEEKLKDAPSIRNVRVVRDKSQIPSKLNVVHTGKEMFEIITGCQAFYMDYTDNLSDDELELVGNFLQNVKDWSEIAQELEPIQKINASKDIGLELAALRDCNLFAFTAVEIQKMVGGISGELPFPVLHLTVSKASDPNVVSS, from the coding sequence ATGGCTATTTCGGATAAGAATCGGAAAATTCTTTGGGGTAAATCTGGAAACAAATGTGCAATGTGCAGGCACACCTTGGTTTTCGAAAAAACTGATCATGATTCTGAGTCGGTTGTCGGGGAAGAATGCCACATTATTTCTGGCGCGAAAAATGGTCCTAGAAGTGACGTAGACTTCCCAAGAGACAAAATAGACGATGTATCAAACTTAATCTTGCTTTGTAGGCTTCATCACAAACAAATAGATGATCAGGTTGAGACATATACCGCAGAGTTATTGCGAATTATCAAAACGAACCACGAAACGTGGGTAGAAGAAAAATTAAAAGACGCTCCTAGCATTCGAAATGTCAGAGTCGTTCGTGATAAGTCTCAGATTCCAAGTAAGTTAAATGTTGTCCATACTGGCAAAGAAATGTTTGAAATCATCACTGGTTGCCAAGCATTTTATATGGATTACACAGATAACCTTTCAGACGATGAACTTGAGCTCGTTGGTAACTTTCTACAGAATGTAAAGGATTGGTCTGAAATCGCGCAAGAATTAGAACCAATTCAAAAAATTAATGCCAGTAAAGATATCGGCTTGGAGCTAGCAGCTCTTCGTGATTGTAACCTATTCGCTTTTACTGCAGTAGAAATACAGAAAATGGTCGGTGGTATAAGTGGTGAGTTACCTTTCCCTGTTTTGCACCTGACCGTCAGTAAGGCAAGTGATCCTAATGTGGTTTCGAGTTAG
- a CDS encoding IS110-like element ISVisp6 family transposase, with amino-acid sequence MSDYSYFCGIDLAKNHFSLHAVDQNGKVILHKSVTRSKLLTTIANMPLMRIGVEACGGAHYWARTLNKLGHDARIMAVKYVMPYRTKGKNDLNNAVAICEAVQRPSTRFVPVKSPEQQAILSVHRMREHWVRERTALMNRMRALLSEFGLIIPVGRSSLMKHVPLMLEDAENELPHLARTVIADAYHHLGELNQRIADTEQVFDSFAKVSANVQRVMKVRGIGPQTATAILASIGNGSQFDKSRDFSAWLGLVPKQYSTGGKPRLGRITKHGDKYLRTLLVHGARTVIANLGDKQDKLSQWCRGVLERRGMNRAIVALAAKNARIIWSLLHNQTEYENYAA; translated from the coding sequence ATGTCTGATTATTCTTATTTCTGCGGTATCGACCTAGCTAAAAACCACTTCAGTCTTCATGCCGTAGACCAAAATGGTAAGGTCATACTTCATAAGTCGGTAACTCGCTCTAAACTACTGACTACAATAGCAAATATGCCACTCATGCGTATAGGCGTTGAAGCGTGTGGTGGTGCACATTATTGGGCAAGAACACTCAATAAACTTGGGCACGACGCCCGCATTATGGCCGTTAAATACGTAATGCCTTATCGAACTAAAGGAAAGAACGACCTTAATAATGCTGTTGCCATATGCGAAGCTGTTCAGCGTCCATCAACTCGCTTTGTACCCGTAAAATCCCCCGAGCAACAAGCCATCTTATCGGTACATAGAATGAGAGAGCATTGGGTTCGTGAACGCACCGCGCTTATGAATCGCATGCGCGCCCTACTCTCTGAATTCGGGTTGATCATTCCTGTTGGCCGCTCTTCGTTAATGAAACACGTTCCCTTAATGCTCGAAGATGCAGAAAATGAACTGCCACACCTCGCAAGAACAGTCATTGCCGATGCTTATCACCACCTTGGTGAATTGAATCAACGTATCGCCGATACAGAACAAGTCTTTGACTCTTTTGCTAAGGTCAGCGCTAATGTTCAACGAGTGATGAAAGTTCGAGGTATTGGGCCGCAAACCGCTACTGCGATACTTGCTTCGATAGGCAATGGTTCTCAATTTGATAAAAGCCGTGATTTCTCTGCTTGGCTAGGACTAGTACCAAAGCAATATTCCACAGGAGGAAAACCTCGCTTAGGTCGGATAACCAAACACGGCGACAAATACTTACGAACACTATTAGTTCACGGCGCAAGGACCGTGATTGCCAACCTTGGCGACAAGCAAGATAAGTTAAGTCAGTGGTGCAGAGGCGTTCTGGAACGAAGAGGAATGAACCGAGCAATAGTGGCACTTGCCGCGAAGAACGCACGAATTATATGGTCGCTTTTACACAATCAAACAGAATATGAAAACTATGCTGCTTAA
- a CDS encoding molybdopterin oxidoreductase family protein: protein MSEKRMTDSNSGWIKSTCAYCGVGCGIEARPTSLGKLEVRGDKDHPSNYGKLCTKGIALGDTVTPLGRLTQPAHIQNEQKQDLDWNSATQLVADKFNQTIEEFGADSVAFYVSGQLLTEDYYVANKLMKGFIGSGNIDSNSRLCMASTVVGHKRAFGADTVPVCYEDLEQAEVVVITGSNLAWCHPVLFQRLRAAKQANPALKVIVIDPRYTDTCEIADMHLALESGSDVALFNGLLAYLDDNDKLDADYIEKHTQGFTEAIRTATDYRYTESGWGKKSVPELTGLTEQQLEQFYQFFASNEKVLTIYSQGVNQSTQGCDKVNAIINCHLATGKIGKPGMGPFSVTGQPNAMGGREVGGLANTLAAHFEFGDPQSHQTVSEFWQTDSLATRAGLKAIDLFDAMNDGKIKAVWIMATNPVVSLPDSEKIKTALEKCPFVVVSDCIADTETTRLADVVLPAQGWSEKSGTVTNSERRISRQRRVLPSPGEAKPDWWILKEVAQNMGFKEQFDYRHEGEIFKEYCEMTALGNEAGKARDLCLIGLTQLNEKGYGELTPQQWPVLEYQPEIIEQRMFTDGEFFTESGKAQFISVEHDKPIADTSVEFPLIMNTGRIRDQWHTMSRTGLAAGLGEHTPEPFVAIHPDTVAELGLDEFGLDAFNHTTINPVVKVRSAQGECQARLVVTKEMRREQVFMPIHWNAPTAKDSKPCDLILPHTDAASGQPEFKHTPVVVEPCGYRSEAALVSDKVMDCSGFDYWVRQRVEGGFLYRISSSKNPMELVIQLANTLDALPEPNTDAIKSLHYHGNKSFKNYGSAKLDQFGVKQAFVVNSKLDHQSIDWLVECLTREADEEFEAEFLSTLAK from the coding sequence TTGAGCGAGAAACGGATGACCGATTCAAACAGCGGCTGGATAAAATCAACCTGTGCTTATTGTGGTGTAGGGTGTGGAATAGAAGCGAGACCGACATCGTTAGGAAAACTAGAAGTACGTGGTGATAAAGATCATCCATCAAACTATGGAAAGCTATGTACTAAAGGGATTGCGCTTGGTGATACTGTGACGCCTTTAGGACGCCTAACACAGCCTGCTCATATTCAGAATGAGCAAAAACAAGATCTGGATTGGAACAGTGCCACTCAGTTGGTTGCAGACAAATTCAATCAAACGATCGAAGAATTTGGGGCCGATTCGGTTGCGTTCTATGTTTCTGGTCAGCTGCTTACCGAAGACTATTACGTTGCCAATAAATTGATGAAAGGCTTCATCGGCAGTGGCAACATCGATAGTAACTCTCGCCTTTGCATGGCTTCAACTGTGGTCGGGCATAAGCGAGCATTTGGCGCAGACACAGTACCTGTCTGTTATGAAGATTTAGAACAAGCAGAAGTCGTCGTTATCACTGGCTCAAACCTCGCTTGGTGTCACCCTGTGCTATTCCAAAGGTTAAGAGCGGCCAAACAAGCCAACCCTGCATTAAAAGTGATCGTGATTGACCCGCGTTATACCGATACCTGTGAAATTGCCGACATGCACTTGGCGTTGGAGTCAGGCTCAGACGTGGCGCTGTTCAATGGTTTGCTAGCCTACTTAGATGACAACGACAAACTTGATGCTGATTACATTGAAAAACACACTCAAGGTTTTACGGAAGCGATTCGAACAGCCACAGATTACCGTTATACCGAATCAGGCTGGGGCAAAAAAAGCGTTCCTGAACTGACCGGGCTTACTGAGCAGCAACTCGAACAGTTCTACCAGTTTTTTGCATCTAACGAGAAGGTGCTGACTATTTATTCCCAAGGCGTAAACCAATCCACACAAGGGTGCGACAAGGTAAACGCCATTATTAACTGCCATTTAGCGACCGGAAAAATAGGTAAACCGGGCATGGGGCCGTTCTCAGTAACAGGCCAGCCAAACGCAATGGGCGGGCGAGAGGTGGGTGGCCTAGCCAATACCTTAGCGGCGCACTTTGAATTTGGCGATCCGCAATCACACCAAACCGTCAGTGAGTTTTGGCAAACTGACAGCTTGGCTACTCGCGCAGGCTTAAAAGCCATCGATCTATTTGATGCGATGAATGACGGCAAGATAAAAGCCGTGTGGATCATGGCAACCAACCCAGTCGTGAGTTTGCCTGATAGCGAAAAGATCAAAACCGCATTAGAGAAGTGCCCGTTTGTGGTGGTGTCGGACTGCATTGCCGATACGGAAACCACACGCTTGGCCGATGTGGTGCTGCCCGCGCAAGGGTGGAGTGAAAAGTCGGGCACTGTAACCAACTCTGAGCGTCGAATCTCACGCCAGCGCCGCGTGTTACCAAGCCCAGGAGAAGCCAAACCTGATTGGTGGATATTAAAAGAAGTCGCGCAAAATATGGGATTCAAAGAGCAGTTTGATTACCGTCACGAAGGCGAGATCTTCAAAGAGTATTGCGAGATGACAGCGCTCGGTAATGAAGCAGGAAAAGCGCGCGATTTATGCTTAATCGGTCTGACTCAGTTAAATGAGAAAGGCTATGGCGAACTCACTCCACAGCAATGGCCAGTACTTGAATATCAACCAGAGATCATTGAACAGCGCATGTTCACCGATGGCGAGTTCTTTACTGAATCTGGGAAAGCGCAGTTTATCTCGGTTGAACACGACAAGCCAATTGCCGATACCAGTGTCGAATTTCCACTTATCATGAACACAGGCCGAATCCGAGACCAATGGCACACCATGAGCCGCACGGGCTTGGCCGCAGGTTTAGGTGAACACACACCAGAACCCTTTGTCGCCATACATCCAGATACGGTTGCTGAGCTTGGTTTAGATGAGTTTGGGCTAGATGCCTTTAATCACACCACTATTAATCCGGTAGTGAAAGTGCGCAGTGCACAAGGCGAATGCCAAGCTCGATTAGTGGTGACCAAAGAGATGCGCCGAGAACAAGTCTTCATGCCAATTCACTGGAATGCCCCAACCGCCAAAGATAGCAAACCATGTGACCTGATTTTGCCTCATACCGATGCCGCATCAGGCCAGCCAGAATTCAAACACACACCTGTTGTGGTAGAGCCGTGTGGTTATCGCAGTGAAGCCGCACTGGTCAGCGACAAAGTGATGGATTGCAGCGGCTTTGATTACTGGGTACGTCAAAGAGTAGAGGGCGGTTTTCTGTATCGTATATCTTCATCTAAGAACCCAATGGAGTTGGTGATTCAGCTTGCCAACACCCTTGATGCCTTACCAGAACCAAACACGGATGCGATTAAATCACTCCATTACCACGGCAATAAATCGTTCAAGAATTATGGTTCTGCCAAGCTGGATCAATTTGGTGTGAAGCAAGCGTTCGTAGTGAACAGTAAGCTCGACCATCAAAGCATCGATTGGCTGGTGGAGTGCTTAACCCGAGAAGCCGATGAAGAGTTCGAAGCCGAGTTTTTGAGTACATTGGCGAAGTAG